A single region of the Dehalococcoides mccartyi genome encodes:
- a CDS encoding DUF7507 domain-containing protein, with protein sequence MRRALSILLSLSILVSLGLFSAVPVSAAIVNVSISSGTSTEIVGVYNKAGGGSVYVDLSTSPLSAVLAQEPKPYPTGYVTEPPDILGSVWDTGTGLYFQSTNPGADWIWETQRAEGPSSYDVSNPLYDAAAYTNGRVVVFEQHFTLDGTPQAGTLHIAADNCWEVFINGVFLARSSTAKVAGWELTNLHESYVATTGWQAVGHIAVPDTMLVTGENTITILAANEYFWSDDGNSPSPALRLSPYYQYNPGALIFKLDVGYEEFVADPGIQVEKAGLPVSATENTTIDYTYTVTNTGNVPLSSVAVVDNLVSPVTYQSGDENTDGLLDLTEIWIFTGSYLVPWFTAGPVDNTATAEGYWDTTKVTDEDTFSVPILHTPNIEVDKTGPANAGYFEQLDADYTYTLTNIGNCSLDVDLTDDQIAGLLFTGGDTNGNGYLEPGEIWTFIGSDLIVCEGITELFFTNIATAIGTDATGATDRDTDDWTVTIFQWQPRTIGYWGNWDNHWSIGCITDIVNRVNADSAYFSTLTAEQINILLLSADQKGKMTQDKARILVQKQLLAAWLSVESYIGATDGDSETCGTLDAAMRPGATVYLSKFAGAEALFGASSLTVAQVLAAVDAGMSTWTQNELLIAKDVLDMMNNAENNGYFMFMAP encoded by the coding sequence ATGAGAAGAGCACTATCGATATTGCTTTCACTTTCAATTCTGGTAAGCTTGGGGTTGTTTTCCGCTGTACCCGTCAGTGCGGCAATAGTGAATGTCTCTATAAGTAGCGGCACTTCAACTGAAATAGTAGGCGTATACAATAAAGCCGGAGGGGGATCGGTATACGTTGACCTAAGCACTTCACCTCTCAGTGCTGTGCTTGCTCAGGAACCTAAACCATATCCTACCGGCTATGTGACCGAACCGCCTGATATTTTGGGTTCAGTATGGGATACCGGGACCGGCCTGTATTTTCAATCTACCAATCCCGGGGCTGACTGGATATGGGAAACCCAGAGAGCTGAAGGCCCAAGCAGTTATGATGTCAGCAACCCTCTGTATGATGCCGCCGCTTATACCAATGGACGGGTAGTGGTATTTGAGCAGCACTTTACCCTTGACGGCACACCCCAGGCAGGTACTTTGCATATAGCGGCAGACAACTGCTGGGAAGTATTTATTAACGGCGTTTTTCTGGCACGCTCGTCTACTGCCAAAGTAGCTGGATGGGAGCTGACTAACCTGCATGAATCCTATGTGGCTACAACCGGGTGGCAGGCGGTAGGGCATATTGCGGTGCCGGATACCATGCTGGTAACTGGTGAAAATACCATTACAATTCTGGCGGCAAATGAATATTTCTGGTCAGACGACGGCAACAGCCCGTCTCCTGCCCTCAGACTTAGCCCATATTATCAATATAATCCGGGAGCATTAATCTTTAAACTAGATGTGGGCTATGAAGAATTTGTAGCCGACCCGGGTATCCAGGTAGAGAAAGCGGGTTTACCCGTTTCCGCTACTGAAAACACAACCATAGATTATACCTATACTGTTACCAATACCGGCAATGTGCCGCTTTCATCTGTGGCTGTAGTTGATAATCTGGTCTCTCCTGTTACCTACCAGAGCGGTGATGAAAATACTGATGGCCTGCTGGACTTGACCGAGATATGGATATTTACCGGCAGCTATCTGGTACCATGGTTTACTGCCGGGCCGGTAGATAATACCGCAACGGCTGAGGGATATTGGGATACCACTAAAGTTACTGACGAAGATACCTTTAGTGTTCCTATACTGCATACGCCGAATATAGAGGTGGATAAGACCGGACCGGCTAATGCAGGTTATTTTGAGCAACTGGATGCCGATTATACCTATACCCTGACAAATATCGGCAACTGTTCGCTGGATGTTGATCTGACCGATGACCAAATTGCCGGGTTGTTATTTACCGGCGGTGATACTAACGGCAACGGGTATCTGGAACCGGGTGAAATATGGACATTCATCGGTTCAGACCTGATTGTTTGTGAAGGTATTACGGAATTATTCTTTACCAATATAGCTACTGCAATCGGTACTGATGCCACTGGTGCAACTGACAGGGATACCGATGATTGGACGGTGACTATTTTCCAGTGGCAGCCGCGTACTATCGGCTATTGGGGAAACTGGGATAACCACTGGTCAATCGGTTGTATTACGGATATTGTTAACCGAGTAAACGCGGATTCCGCCTATTTCAGCACCTTAACCGCAGAGCAGATAAATATCCTGTTATTGTCAGCTGACCAAAAAGGTAAAATGACTCAAGATAAGGCTCGCATTTTGGTGCAAAAGCAGCTTTTGGCTGCCTGGCTGAGTGTTGAGTCATACATAGGTGCTACCGATGGTGATTCAGAAACCTGCGGTACACTTGATGCGGCTATGAGGCCGGGTGCAACAGTGTATCTGAGTAAATTTGCCGGTGCGGAGGCCCTTTTTGGGGCATCCAGTCTTACTGTAGCACAGGTACTGGCGGCAGTAGATGCTGGAATGAGCACCTGGACTCAGAATGAGCTGCTCATTGCCAAGGATGTACTGGATATGATGAACAATGCCGAGAATAACGGCTACTTCATGTTCATGGCACCCTGA
- a CDS encoding 4Fe-4S binding protein, translating to MLNFRIKYVPLVAIISLIIAALIGIVTNDVNEEPYLKQAQPSASSFQRLDDIQGSGHLYAAIQNEAIVGYITITESQGYGGPMTVVLGWSTDGVILNISIPNYNEDAAWFDSLYEKKYFDQYLGRNYTEPLIIDQDINAVSGSTISSKGVAKGVSLGRALLSQQMGHPYPEPVMPVKFGISEVMVLTGLVSSFFLRTIRSFKNYTWLRFLTLGFGLGVLGMWLVIPLSLTNFTALLLGNVGNWTSSLWIYVLMFGVLILAILFGKNYYCFWLCPFSAIQEGLHLITKISIRPDLKWSKRLRSLRYWLLWLSIFLALLLQNPSVTVFEPWNTLFPFSGSAFSWMLVMVTIIAATIIHNFWCLYACPVGAILDLTIQLRGGSKKLWQRIFKQHIATQQRT from the coding sequence ATGTTGAATTTTAGGATAAAATATGTCCCTTTAGTAGCCATTATTAGTCTAATTATTGCTGCTTTAATAGGCATAGTCACTAATGATGTCAATGAAGAACCATATCTCAAACAAGCACAACCTAGTGCATCTTCTTTTCAGCGTTTAGATGATATTCAGGGATCAGGCCATTTGTATGCGGCTATTCAAAATGAAGCAATTGTAGGCTATATCACAATCACTGAAAGCCAAGGCTATGGGGGACCAATGACAGTTGTTCTTGGTTGGTCTACCGACGGAGTTATCCTGAATATATCTATCCCAAATTATAACGAAGATGCAGCCTGGTTTGATAGTTTATATGAAAAAAAATACTTTGACCAATATCTTGGCAGAAATTACACAGAACCACTTATAATTGATCAAGATATTAATGCAGTTTCTGGATCTACCATATCTTCAAAAGGGGTCGCAAAGGGAGTGAGTCTAGGAAGAGCTTTGCTATCCCAACAAATGGGCCATCCTTATCCGGAACCAGTAATGCCTGTAAAATTTGGCATATCTGAAGTAATGGTACTGACTGGTCTAGTTTCCAGTTTCTTTTTACGTACGATCCGTTCCTTTAAAAACTACACGTGGTTGCGATTCTTAACGCTTGGATTTGGGCTAGGTGTATTAGGAATGTGGTTAGTGATACCACTCAGTCTAACCAATTTTACAGCTTTATTACTAGGGAATGTAGGAAATTGGACAAGTAGCTTATGGATTTATGTGTTGATGTTTGGAGTGTTAATACTAGCGATCTTGTTTGGTAAGAATTATTATTGCTTTTGGCTTTGTCCATTCTCTGCAATCCAAGAAGGTTTACACCTTATAACTAAAATCTCAATCCGTCCAGATCTTAAATGGTCAAAAAGACTTAGGTCATTAAGGTATTGGCTCCTCTGGTTATCAATCTTCTTAGCTTTATTACTTCAGAATCCTTCCGTGACTGTCTTTGAGCCATGGAATACCTTATTCCCATTTAGTGGATCAGCTTTCTCGTGGATGCTAGTTATGGTAACGATAATAGCCGCTACTATCATTCACAATTTTTGGTGTCTTTATGCTTGCCCTGTAGGAGCAATTCTTGATTTAACAATCCAATTACGTGGAGGCAGTAAAAAACTATGGCAACGAATATTCAAACAACACATAGCAACTCAACAAAGAACATAA
- a CDS encoding reductive dehalogenase, producing the protein MRIQHSTISRRDFMKGIGLAGTGLGAVAASTPIFHDMDEVMSTSTWKVKQPWWIKEADKPTVEIDWDLTERFDMPTRLIYGTIDKYIGQSEVDRLKTKQASMQKELLNGSEPGLDLKSFALHEGSKFAWSSGAGDFPEYFKEDPFAKAPEQLGCSKWQGTPEEASKIVTAALRLYGANIVGFSQIFDANFRKYFYLRGRDYEGPVIDDPKDPRIGQSRPGGAMLFGSTYMEPKYLFGSTASPTRNIEFEDVDKPYTTDFKKVIPNKYTNIICCAVAQDPNLTRRGPAAIKERGNFLARAATAQAYGNLAIVQRRFQKFMKTLGYGCIAGGTGGLGPVTPWGVWSGMGELNRMNPMIIPEWGTMIRSTIIFVTDLPVAPSKPIDSGIFRFCHTCNKCATACPYQALSMDKEPTWELHNQANCAGAKKYMIHLEQCMQHRLSVGGCDNCMSNCPFGEGSTSWIHDFARAAMANAPILDGFMFNMAKIFGYGHIEDPEEWWDEIRPYGGLDTTIGTRFRKPYT; encoded by the coding sequence ATGAGAATACAACATTCTACGATTTCTCGCCGGGATTTCATGAAGGGGATTGGCCTGGCAGGAACAGGCCTGGGAGCCGTGGCTGCCAGTACCCCAATATTCCATGACATGGATGAGGTAATGAGCACCTCTACTTGGAAAGTAAAACAACCATGGTGGATTAAAGAAGCCGACAAACCCACTGTAGAAATTGATTGGGACCTGACTGAACGTTTTGACATGCCTACCCGTCTCATTTATGGCACAATAGACAAATATATTGGCCAGAGCGAAGTCGATCGTCTAAAAACAAAACAAGCAAGCATGCAAAAAGAGTTGCTGAATGGTAGCGAACCTGGACTTGATTTAAAAAGTTTTGCTTTGCATGAGGGATCTAAATTCGCGTGGTCTTCGGGGGCTGGAGATTTCCCAGAATACTTCAAGGAAGATCCCTTTGCAAAAGCACCAGAACAATTGGGGTGCAGTAAGTGGCAGGGGACACCTGAAGAAGCTAGTAAAATTGTTACCGCCGCACTAAGGCTCTACGGAGCTAATATTGTAGGCTTTAGTCAAATATTTGATGCTAATTTCCGAAAGTATTTCTACCTCCGTGGGCGTGACTACGAGGGACCAGTAATTGATGATCCTAAAGATCCTCGCATTGGACAATCCAGGCCTGGTGGAGCTATGTTATTTGGTAGCACGTATATGGAACCAAAATACTTATTCGGCAGTACCGCAAGCCCAACACGGAATATAGAATTTGAAGATGTAGATAAACCTTATACAACTGATTTTAAAAAAGTTATTCCAAATAAATATACCAACATAATATGTTGCGCAGTGGCACAAGACCCTAATCTAACTAGGAGAGGCCCAGCTGCGATTAAGGAGCGCGGTAATTTCTTAGCTCGTGCTGCTACAGCTCAAGCTTATGGTAATTTGGCTATAGTCCAGCGCCGTTTTCAGAAATTTATGAAAACATTAGGATATGGATGTATTGCCGGTGGTACTGGAGGTCTAGGGCCAGTGACACCATGGGGTGTTTGGTCTGGAATGGGTGAACTTAATCGAATGAACCCTATGATTATTCCAGAGTGGGGCACCATGATTCGTAGTACCATAATATTTGTCACTGACTTACCAGTCGCTCCTTCTAAGCCTATTGATTCAGGCATTTTCCGCTTCTGTCATACCTGTAATAAATGCGCTACAGCCTGTCCTTACCAAGCTCTGTCTATGGATAAAGAACCCACTTGGGAACTTCACAACCAAGCAAATTGCGCAGGTGCCAAGAAATATATGATCCATCTTGAACAATGTATGCAACATCGTTTATCAGTTGGTGGTTGCGATAATTGTATGTCCAATTGCCCATTTGGTGAAGGTTCTACTTCATGGATACATGATTTTGCACGAGCTGCGATGGCTAACGCCCCTATTCTTGATGGTTTCATGTTCAATATGGCAAAGATTTTCGGATATGGTCATATTGAAGATCCTGAAGAATGGTGGGATGAAATCAGACCATACGGTGGGCTGGATACTACAATTGGGACAAGATTCCGTAAACCATATACTTGA
- a CDS encoding response regulator transcription factor, with the protein MDKILIIEDDIKIADVFFSIFKLSWPGAEITIAESGEQGIQNVEKIQPEIIILDIGLPDISGFEVIKDIRYFTDIPILVITARTDELDVVKALELGANDFISKPPRKMELIARIKALVRKKAIDNFNFGNISFDKTQRTIHIKDQKINLSIYESLIFEKLIMVAPNTATYTQLTECLWGEDNEENIKKLKVHIQYLRTKIEKTTNISSVIVNRSGLGYFLRNP; encoded by the coding sequence ATGGATAAAATCCTCATTATCGAAGATGATATTAAGATTGCTGACGTATTTTTTTCTATTTTTAAGCTTAGTTGGCCTGGTGCGGAAATTACCATAGCCGAAAGCGGTGAGCAGGGTATTCAGAATGTGGAAAAAATACAACCAGAGATTATTATATTAGATATTGGTTTACCTGATATAAGTGGATTCGAAGTGATCAAAGATATACGTTATTTTACAGATATCCCTATATTAGTAATTACTGCTCGTACAGACGAATTAGATGTTGTGAAAGCCTTAGAATTAGGAGCGAATGATTTTATAAGTAAACCACCCCGCAAAATGGAATTAATTGCTCGAATTAAAGCATTAGTTCGTAAGAAGGCTATCGACAACTTCAATTTTGGAAATATAAGTTTTGATAAGACACAGAGAACCATCCACATAAAAGATCAGAAGATTAATCTTAGCATTTATGAAAGTTTGATATTTGAAAAACTTATTATGGTTGCACCCAATACAGCCACATATACCCAACTTACAGAGTGTTTGTGGGGAGAAGATAATGAAGAGAATATTAAAAAATTAAAAGTGCATATCCAGTATCTAAGGACCAAAATAGAAAAAACAACGAATATTTCATCAGTAATAGTAAATCGTTCTGGGCTAGGATACTTCCTAAGAAATCCTTAA
- a CDS encoding PAS domain-containing sensor histidine kinase has translation MKHLRHRTYNPAIYRKNSHALFACSQISGISLHKQTEEQKTQNLDRQKLYKKYKAIFECSGDPIVIAEIKGTDSRGRVIVEVNEAAIKHFGYSRSELLSHDTSFLHPEEEVNTLLPWVGQELMKNHHVFFEARHKCKDGRIVDVEIHSTLIAIDEPPIAIAVIRDISERKTFEKRSRNLHLAEQNLRQELENQIRQRTEFYKALVHELKTPLTPIVLNSEVLEDNLDGELKKMANNINIASMELLARINELYDMAKGEVGILKITRSWIYLDELVNELSGLFYPNLNYKHLTLKLFFSPDLPLIFADAYRLKQVLINLLNNSITFSPQRGQIILICTTNDNEIIIDVMDNGMGISDEDLQKLFKPYVLTKSDGLGLGLSLAKKIVELHNGEIKAESILGWGSKFTIVLPICNTQ, from the coding sequence TTGAAACATTTGCGACATAGGACATATAATCCCGCAATATATAGAAAGAACTCTCATGCACTTTTTGCCTGCAGCCAGATTTCAGGCATTAGCCTGCACAAACAAACAGAGGAACAAAAGACCCAGAATCTGGATCGCCAGAAACTTTACAAGAAATATAAAGCTATATTTGAATGCAGTGGAGACCCCATTGTTATAGCTGAAATAAAGGGTACTGATTCTCGTGGTAGAGTAATTGTTGAGGTCAATGAAGCAGCCATTAAACATTTCGGATACTCCAGAAGTGAACTACTTTCACATGACACTTCTTTTCTTCACCCCGAAGAAGAAGTAAACACTTTGTTACCTTGGGTAGGACAGGAATTAATGAAAAATCACCATGTCTTTTTTGAGGCGAGGCACAAATGCAAAGATGGCCGTATAGTAGATGTAGAAATACACTCTACCCTGATTGCCATTGATGAACCACCTATAGCTATTGCGGTTATCAGAGACATATCTGAAAGAAAAACTTTTGAAAAAAGATCACGTAATCTTCATCTGGCAGAACAGAATCTTCGTCAAGAGCTTGAAAACCAAATCCGGCAACGTACTGAATTCTATAAAGCGCTGGTACACGAATTAAAAACGCCGCTTACCCCTATTGTGCTTAACAGCGAGGTTTTGGAAGATAATCTAGATGGCGAACTAAAGAAGATGGCTAATAATATTAATATTGCCAGTATGGAATTACTTGCAAGAATAAATGAACTGTATGATATGGCTAAAGGGGAAGTAGGTATATTAAAGATAACGCGTTCATGGATATATCTGGATGAATTAGTTAATGAATTGTCTGGGTTGTTTTACCCCAATTTGAATTATAAGCATTTAACCTTAAAATTATTTTTCAGTCCGGATTTACCTCTGATATTTGCTGATGCCTACAGATTAAAACAGGTACTGATAAATCTCCTTAATAATTCGATAACTTTTAGCCCTCAAAGAGGGCAAATTATTCTCATTTGTACAACTAATGACAATGAGATAATCATAGATGTAATGGATAACGGCATGGGAATTTCAGATGAAGATCTTCAGAAATTATTTAAACCATATGTGTTAACCAAGTCTGATGGATTGGGTCTTGGTTTATCACTGGCAAAAAAAATAGTGGAACTCCACAACGGCGAGATTAAAGCAGAGAGTATATTAGGTTGGGGCAGTAAATTTACAATTGTGCTACCAATTTGTAACACACAATAA
- a CDS encoding YkgJ family cysteine cluster protein — MDTLKPFAQSFTPTEISSYKLLTADYDNYCQDQMSTHCMAVKFNFKTCQRCGYCCLCYPCIPRPDEIKPASLYLKITVSELINEFMVVDTADCCTFFLRWAKEGQEDITGARIPPWRIYDRGYCILFDKVTQGCRIYPVRPLEARTIKCWDSNARKDKKLWGMNAWGQGDIYKFLPDFNPKYFRKSRVNLSLPHLRL; from the coding sequence ATGGATACTCTAAAACCATTCGCTCAATCATTTACGCCTACCGAGATCTCATCTTACAAGTTACTTACAGCCGATTATGATAATTATTGTCAAGATCAAATGTCTACACACTGTATGGCTGTAAAATTCAATTTTAAAACTTGTCAGCGTTGTGGATATTGTTGCCTTTGTTATCCTTGTATTCCCAGACCTGATGAAATTAAACCAGCCTCGCTATATTTAAAAATTACTGTTTCTGAATTGATTAACGAATTTATGGTAGTCGATACTGCTGATTGTTGTACCTTCTTTCTACGATGGGCAAAAGAGGGGCAAGAAGATATCACGGGTGCTCGCATTCCTCCGTGGAGAATATATGACCGTGGTTATTGTATTCTGTTTGATAAAGTGACACAAGGATGTCGTATTTATCCTGTCCGCCCATTGGAAGCCAGAACTATTAAGTGTTGGGATTCCAATGCAAGAAAAGATAAAAAACTCTGGGGTATGAACGCATGGGGACAAGGCGATATTTATAAGTTTTTACCTGATTTTAATCCCAAATATTTCAGGAAAAGTAGAGTAAATCTCAGTCTACCACATTTACGGTTGTAA
- a CDS encoding response regulator transcription factor, giving the protein MVTDAIRFALQIGLPEAQILNTPYGSEGLDILEEKTPDLIVLDLGLPDLDGFEIIRLIRLFSEVPIIVLTIKAEESNIVKALELGANEYVTKPFRQLELTARIRSLLRRSVGEDKELFLKWGPFSLNLLKRIVLLSGKEIPLTPIETQILRELIISAPRIVSYEKISETVADGVFLDLIKTIKVHIYHLRVKLEDDPSNPRYILNKPGQGYYLAK; this is encoded by the coding sequence ATGGTGACCGATGCAATACGTTTTGCTCTACAAATAGGTTTGCCCGAAGCCCAAATTCTAAACACTCCATATGGCTCAGAGGGATTAGACATATTAGAGGAAAAGACACCAGATCTCATAGTATTGGACCTTGGATTGCCAGATCTAGATGGGTTTGAAATAATCCGTTTAATTAGATTATTCTCAGAAGTACCTATTATTGTCTTGACTATAAAAGCAGAGGAATCTAACATCGTTAAAGCACTAGAGCTAGGGGCAAATGAATATGTTACAAAACCGTTCCGTCAACTTGAATTAACTGCACGCATAAGATCCTTATTAAGAAGATCTGTGGGTGAGGACAAAGAACTATTTTTAAAGTGGGGACCGTTCAGCCTGAATTTATTAAAACGTATTGTTTTGTTAAGTGGAAAAGAGATCCCATTAACTCCTATCGAAACTCAGATCTTAAGAGAACTTATAATCTCTGCACCTAGGATAGTCTCATATGAGAAGATATCAGAAACGGTAGCAGATGGAGTTTTCCTAGATTTGATTAAAACTATTAAGGTACACATATACCATCTCAGGGTAAAATTAGAAGATGATCCCTCGAATCCAAGATACATTTTGAATAAACCAGGTCAGGGCTATTACCTAGCCAAATAA
- a CDS encoding PAS domain-containing sensor histidine kinase, with translation MDISGENYILKKHIAKLNGENRFLRKQYKKYFTLFNQTTDAVILFKVTSINAPVIISEVNEATCRHLGYNRQSLLGKSSSLIDTPETTPKVREILESLETNGQKITRELSITTKKGTLILVETNSQLIRVCGENYVIAVIRDITDRKRNEQLLVESYSREKCLRERLEFEIEQRIKFTRFLVHELKNPITLMISTAEVFCSQNFMDRKLSVCASSLLKGTYDLDRRIDELLDIAKGEIGILKLEYSSVNVKLLIKEITKLTSQLFVTNSQSFTVDCPNNLPDVYVDRERIKQVIINLLNNAAKYTPVRGRIELRIYQQKDQDQIIFISVEDNGLGMSQEELQDLFKLYASHDKHGRTGLGVGLALSKMIINLHHGEITVESKPGVGSKFTLFLPLSLTRI, from the coding sequence ATGGACATTAGCGGAGAAAACTATATACTAAAAAAACATATCGCTAAATTAAATGGAGAAAACCGTTTTTTACGTAAACAATATAAAAAATATTTTACACTATTTAATCAGACTACTGATGCTGTCATTCTCTTTAAGGTCACTAGTATAAATGCCCCGGTAATTATTAGTGAAGTTAACGAGGCTACTTGTCGACATTTGGGATATAACCGTCAATCATTACTAGGTAAAAGTTCATCCTTAATAGACACACCGGAGACTACTCCAAAGGTTAGGGAAATACTTGAATCTTTAGAGACTAATGGACAAAAAATAACTCGTGAGCTATCTATTACGACTAAAAAGGGAACCCTCATTCTTGTTGAAACAAATAGTCAGCTCATTAGAGTATGTGGCGAAAATTATGTTATAGCGGTCATACGAGACATTACTGATAGGAAACGAAACGAGCAGCTTTTAGTTGAATCTTATAGCAGGGAAAAGTGCCTAAGGGAAAGATTGGAATTTGAGATTGAGCAGAGGATTAAGTTTACCCGTTTTTTAGTTCACGAATTAAAAAACCCGATAACGCTGATGATATCGACTGCTGAAGTATTTTGTTCCCAAAACTTTATGGATAGGAAATTATCCGTTTGTGCTTCATCATTACTTAAAGGAACCTATGACCTAGATAGAAGAATTGATGAATTGCTGGATATTGCCAAAGGAGAGATCGGGATATTAAAACTGGAATATTCATCAGTCAATGTAAAATTACTTATCAAAGAGATAACCAAACTTACGTCTCAGCTTTTTGTTACTAACTCACAATCCTTTACAGTGGATTGCCCCAATAATTTGCCCGATGTATATGTAGACAGAGAACGTATAAAGCAGGTAATCATAAACCTCCTAAACAATGCTGCAAAATACACACCGGTCAGAGGTCGGATAGAATTACGGATTTACCAACAAAAAGACCAAGACCAAATTATCTTTATCTCTGTTGAAGATAATGGACTAGGAATGAGTCAGGAAGAATTACAAGATCTCTTTAAACTGTATGCCTCTCACGATAAGCATGGGAGAACAGGTCTGGGAGTTGGCCTCGCATTATCAAAAATGATTATTAATCTGCACCATGGTGAAATCACAGTCGAAAGTAAACCTGGCGTAGGTAGCAAATTTACATTATTCTTACCTTTATCTCTCACACGCATATGA
- a CDS encoding reductive dehalogenase, with protein MSVFHSIVSRRDFMKSLGFAGAGLGALTASAPIFHDLDEVESSAWGNWKRPWWVKEREFGNPTVELDWKAMQRFNLLNQLWLPNTISKYLGLEKTLEIYAANSADLINGIKNNVPGKTLRDVSLYTAASTYFSSQMPGQAMKSWLGPQKTEVYGISSTPEELGVPRWEGTPEENLKMLRAAMRFFGASQIGVVALDDNERKIISVRDPGDMFNFDYLTQTPPDTDAKWFVFEDVDKGYEGSNKYVLPNKPLWTVSIAIQMSKELFRDGTGALRQAANISRYRIHAMLQFLTQNFLRGIGYQGFGYPISATGALPAQACSILSGLSEMGRNNNYCISPEFGPICGYFSLITDLPLAPTPPIDSGIFRFCHTCNKCAEICPSQAISYDSEPTWEIKPSEIAPDVEPMWTTPGKKTFHTDSPKCATFFHSNHGYCGRCMGNCVFNTNTSAMVHDIVKATVSSTSLFNGFLWNADKAFGYGLTPDEEKEDWWNHSLPLYGQDGTIGASNGGY; from the coding sequence ATGTCTGTATTTCATTCAATCGTTTCGCGACGGGATTTTATGAAAAGTTTAGGCTTTGCTGGTGCCGGACTTGGTGCACTAACTGCCTCAGCACCAATATTTCACGACTTGGATGAAGTTGAATCTTCGGCGTGGGGAAATTGGAAACGACCGTGGTGGGTCAAAGAAAGAGAATTTGGTAATCCTACAGTAGAACTGGATTGGAAAGCTATGCAGCGATTTAATTTGTTAAATCAGCTTTGGCTACCCAATACGATTTCCAAATACCTTGGCTTAGAGAAAACTCTGGAAATCTATGCTGCGAATAGTGCGGACCTAATTAACGGTATCAAAAACAATGTGCCTGGTAAAACACTTAGGGATGTTTCACTATATACTGCAGCTTCAACGTATTTTTCCTCTCAGATGCCGGGACAAGCAATGAAATCATGGTTGGGGCCACAGAAAACTGAGGTTTATGGTATTTCTTCTACACCTGAGGAATTGGGAGTACCCAGATGGGAAGGTACTCCAGAAGAAAATTTAAAAATGCTCCGTGCTGCGATGAGATTTTTTGGAGCATCTCAAATAGGTGTTGTTGCTCTAGATGATAATGAGCGAAAGATTATTTCTGTTCGTGACCCGGGTGATATGTTCAATTTTGATTATCTTACACAAACTCCACCTGATACCGATGCCAAATGGTTTGTGTTTGAGGATGTTGATAAAGGATACGAGGGTAGCAATAAATATGTATTGCCTAATAAACCGCTTTGGACTGTTTCTATCGCAATACAGATGTCTAAAGAGTTATTCCGTGACGGAACTGGTGCATTAAGGCAAGCAGCTAATATTAGCCGTTATCGTATTCACGCCATGCTACAATTTTTAACCCAAAATTTTTTAAGAGGAATTGGATACCAAGGATTTGGGTATCCTATTAGTGCTACAGGAGCATTACCGGCGCAAGCTTGTTCAATTCTATCAGGGCTATCGGAAATGGGGCGCAATAATAACTATTGCATTAGTCCAGAATTTGGCCCGATATGTGGTTACTTCAGTTTAATTACTGATTTGCCTTTAGCTCCAACGCCACCAATTGATTCAGGAATATTTAGGTTCTGTCATACATGTAATAAGTGCGCTGAGATATGCCCATCTCAAGCCATATCTTATGATTCTGAGCCAACATGGGAGATCAAACCATCAGAAATTGCACCAGATGTTGAACCAATGTGGACAACTCCTGGTAAAAAGACATTCCATACTGATTCACCTAAATGTGCCACCTTTTTCCACTCAAATCACGGCTATTGTGGCAGGTGTATGGGCAATTGTGTATTCAATACTAATACAAGTGCAATGGTGCATGACATAGTGAAAGCAACAGTAAGTTCTACCAGCTTGTTTAATGGGTTCCTTTGGAATGCTGATAAGGCATTTGGTTATGGTTTAACCCCGGATGAAGAAAAAGAAGATTGGTGGAATCATTCTCTTCCATTATACGGCCAAGATGGCACTATAGGAGCATCTAACGGAGGATACTAG